A single region of the Rhizobium grahamii genome encodes:
- a CDS encoding trans-3-hydroxy-L-proline dehydratase — MRTTKIVHVVNCHAEGEVGDVIVGGVAPPPGETIWEQSRWIAKDETLRNFMLNEPRGGVFRHVNLLVPPKNPKAQMGWIIMEPEDTPPMSGSNSICVSTVLLDSGIIPMTEPVTKMVLEAPAGLVEVEAQCRNGKAERITVTNVKSFAQRLDATLDVPGIGKLTVDTAYGGDSFVVVDPEQVGIELAPENARLIAETGIKITNAANQQLGFSHPEDTGWNHISFCLFAGKPYREDGNLQAKSVVAIQPGKIDRSPTGTAVSARMALLNARGQLHEGESLTGVSIIGTKFVGKIVRETTIADQKAIVPSITGSAWISGTAQLMLDPADPFPGGYKLSDTWPMLK, encoded by the coding sequence ATGCGCACTACCAAAATCGTCCACGTCGTCAATTGCCATGCGGAAGGCGAAGTCGGCGACGTCATCGTCGGCGGCGTTGCTCCACCACCCGGCGAGACCATCTGGGAACAATCGAGATGGATTGCCAAGGACGAAACGCTACGGAACTTCATGCTCAACGAGCCGCGTGGCGGCGTTTTCCGGCACGTCAACCTGTTGGTACCGCCGAAGAACCCCAAGGCACAGATGGGCTGGATTATCATGGAACCGGAAGACACGCCTCCCATGTCGGGATCAAACTCGATCTGCGTCTCCACCGTTTTGCTCGACAGCGGCATTATCCCGATGACCGAACCTGTCACGAAGATGGTTCTTGAAGCGCCCGCCGGGCTCGTCGAGGTGGAAGCCCAATGCCGCAACGGCAAGGCCGAACGTATCACGGTGACCAACGTAAAGAGCTTCGCGCAGAGGCTGGATGCGACGCTCGACGTACCCGGAATTGGGAAGCTGACCGTCGACACAGCCTATGGCGGTGACAGTTTCGTCGTCGTGGACCCGGAACAGGTCGGCATCGAGCTTGCTCCCGAGAACGCCCGACTGATCGCCGAAACGGGCATCAAGATCACCAATGCGGCAAACCAACAGTTGGGCTTCTCGCATCCCGAAGATACGGGCTGGAACCATATCTCGTTCTGCCTCTTCGCTGGGAAGCCCTATCGCGAGGATGGCAACCTCCAGGCAAAATCCGTCGTCGCCATCCAACCCGGCAAGATCGACCGCTCGCCGACCGGTACGGCTGTCTCGGCGCGTATGGCACTTCTCAACGCGCGCGGCCAGTTGCACGAAGGCGAGAGCCTGACCGGCGTCTCAATCATCGGCACCAAGTTCGTCGGGAAGATCGTCAGGGAGACGACGATCGCCGACCAGAAAGCGATCGTGCCGTCGATCACTGGCAGTGCGTGGATCAGCGGGACCGCCCAATTGATGCTCGATCCCGCCGATCCATTCCCCGGAGGCTACAAGCTCTCCGACACTTGGCCGATGCTGAAGTAG